The Solanum stenotomum isolate F172 unplaced genomic scaffold, ASM1918654v1 scaffold31108, whole genome shotgun sequence genome includes a region encoding these proteins:
- the LOC125851973 gene encoding uncharacterized mitochondrial protein AtMg00810-like — translation MRSENEPTLYVKSKGNDFIIVCLYVDDIIYTSSSISLVDEFKSQMKNEFEMSDIGLLHYFLGLEVHQAEDGIFLSQRKYARDLLIKFGLLNCKPATTPMNVGEKLQLNDRAEIDDARSFRSLVGGLIYLTHSRPDIAFSVGVVSRFMQQPSK, via the coding sequence GTAAAGAGTAAAGGTAATGATTTCATCATTGTTTGCCTTTACGTTGATGATATCATTTATACTAGCTCTTCTATTTCTCTTGTGGATGAATTCAAGTCTCAAATGAAGAATGAGTTTGAGATGTCGGATATAGGtttattacattattttcttgGCCTTGAAGTCCATCAAGCTGAAGATGGAATATTTCTGTCACAAAGGAAATATGCTAGGGACCTGCTCATTAAATTTGGTCTACTTAATTGCAAGCCTGCAACTACACCTATGAATGTTGGTGAAAAATTGCAGCTTAATGATAGAGCAGAGATAGATGATGCTAGAAGTTTCAGAAGCCTGGTTGGAGGTTTGATTTACCTAACTCACTCTCGTCCCGATATTGCATTCTCTGTTGGTGTCGTTTCCAGGTTCATGCAACAACCTTCAAAG